Proteins encoded together in one Terriglobus saanensis SP1PR4 window:
- a CDS encoding tetratricopeptide repeat protein, translated as MTARRTSKTGRLVRQNHSAFLSLSTAWITAILAFTFLAYLPVLRFAYVFDDVEQIVKNPHIQSWQYLSDYFTQSLWSHGGAFQTRFYRPFFLLWLRLNNALFGLNPFYWHLTTLVSHVCATFVLYLLVRQVSRNWLPAIFSALLFGLHPIHIQVAAWISSVSESLLAASLLASLLCYMLSVSRKDKRWLTASLALYTAALLLKETAVGLPAIVFLYVWLWNDPQSKDTRARFAFARTLPFLAVTAVYLCVRAVVLHTVVAQSSPMRASTLFFTLPSILLAYFKLFLWPTRLSPMYPSVLLTRLEAKAFLFPLLGWVALAVGAVFLIWRDSKRTGLSSADKDDQRLLPLSLLWAAIFLLPALYLPALQEGAFIQDRYLYLPSAGLAIVVGLAIARVGSEGRKFLGMPRVQIVIAATLAVIMAFGIRREIYVWADNISLFTRAVERSPGNKIAQHDLAAGLLDAKRYEDAIPLLQKLLREEPNDPVGNNNLGQAYLNLGDRIHAEGYLAKSCQIHPTARQLYQLGAVRFNLGRADAAEQTFRQAIAMDPNGLGYHSGLGLALERLGKQNLAKEAFEQEVTVNPQDTISRQAIARLSTGGL; from the coding sequence ATGACAGCAAGAAGGACCAGCAAAACCGGCAGACTGGTTCGCCAGAATCACTCTGCCTTCTTAAGTCTTTCAACGGCCTGGATAACAGCCATCCTTGCATTCACTTTTCTGGCCTATCTTCCGGTCTTGCGGTTTGCGTATGTCTTTGACGATGTCGAGCAGATTGTTAAAAATCCGCACATCCAGTCCTGGCAGTATCTGTCCGACTACTTTACTCAAAGCCTATGGAGCCACGGAGGTGCGTTTCAAACGCGATTCTATCGCCCATTCTTCCTGCTCTGGCTGCGCCTGAACAATGCACTCTTTGGTTTGAATCCTTTCTATTGGCATCTGACCACTCTTGTTAGTCACGTGTGTGCGACGTTTGTCCTCTATCTCCTGGTCCGTCAGGTCTCGAGAAATTGGCTGCCCGCCATTTTCTCCGCGCTCCTCTTCGGTCTGCACCCCATTCACATCCAGGTGGCAGCGTGGATCTCTTCTGTCAGCGAGTCTCTTCTCGCGGCTTCGCTGCTGGCCTCGTTGCTTTGTTACATGCTGAGTGTGTCGCGGAAGGACAAGCGGTGGCTGACCGCTTCGCTGGCGCTCTACACTGCGGCGCTGCTGTTGAAAGAAACTGCGGTCGGTCTCCCCGCAATCGTCTTTCTCTACGTGTGGCTTTGGAATGACCCGCAATCCAAAGACACGAGAGCCCGTTTCGCCTTTGCCCGCACGCTTCCATTTTTGGCTGTCACAGCGGTTTACCTCTGCGTGCGTGCTGTCGTGCTCCATACTGTCGTCGCGCAATCGTCTCCGATGCGGGCTTCGACGCTCTTCTTCACGCTGCCTTCCATTCTCCTGGCTTACTTCAAGCTGTTTTTGTGGCCCACGCGCCTGAGTCCCATGTATCCCTCGGTGCTCCTCACTCGTCTAGAAGCAAAAGCTTTTCTCTTTCCGCTTCTGGGATGGGTCGCTCTGGCTGTAGGGGCCGTGTTCTTGATCTGGCGGGACAGCAAGCGCACAGGACTGTCCTCGGCGGACAAGGACGATCAGAGACTTCTGCCTCTCTCGCTTCTTTGGGCTGCAATCTTCCTGCTGCCTGCGCTTTACCTGCCTGCACTTCAGGAAGGTGCGTTCATTCAGGATCGATATCTCTATCTTCCCTCAGCCGGATTGGCCATCGTCGTGGGTCTCGCAATCGCCAGAGTAGGAAGCGAAGGCAGAAAATTTCTTGGGATGCCAAGGGTACAGATAGTTATAGCCGCAACATTGGCAGTCATCATGGCCTTCGGAATCAGACGGGAAATCTATGTCTGGGCGGACAATATATCGCTCTTCACAAGAGCAGTGGAGCGATCTCCTGGGAACAAGATCGCGCAACATGATCTGGCTGCTGGACTCCTCGATGCCAAACGCTATGAGGACGCGATCCCTCTGCTGCAAAAGCTTTTGCGGGAAGAGCCGAACGATCCCGTAGGCAATAACAACCTGGGACAGGCTTATCTGAATCTTGGCGACCGAATCCATGCGGAAGGCTATTTGGCAAAATCCTGCCAGATCCATCCGACAGCCAGGCAGCTTTACCAATTGGGCGCGGTTCGATTCAACCTGGGTAGAGCAGACGCCGCCGAACAGACCTTCCGACAAGCCATCGCCATGGATCCAAACGGCTTAGGTTATCACTCAGGACTCGGCCTAGCGCTGGAACGCCTCGGGAAACAAAACCTCGCGAAAGAAGCTTTTGAGCAGGAGGTTACTGTAAACCCACAAGACACAATCTCCAGGCAAGCCATAGCGCGACTCTCAACTGGCGGTCTTTAA
- the yajC gene encoding preprotein translocase subunit YajC has product MSSVPFAFLLMFQSAGSGFSSTTLLLPVFLIAMVLMSVIPNRNKQKKWQAMLAALKPGDVVTTVGGLRGTILNLRDETLTLRVAPDNIKLEFLKSAIASVTTTEEEK; this is encoded by the coding sequence TTGTCCTCAGTTCCCTTTGCTTTTCTTTTGATGTTCCAGAGTGCTGGTTCGGGTTTCAGCTCGACTACGCTTCTGCTGCCAGTGTTTCTGATCGCCATGGTCTTGATGTCGGTGATCCCGAATCGCAATAAGCAGAAGAAGTGGCAGGCGATGCTGGCTGCGCTGAAGCCGGGCGATGTCGTGACCACCGTAGGCGGTCTGCGCGGCACAATTCTGAACCTGCGGGACGAGACCCTGACGCTGCGTGTTGCTCCTGACAATATCAAGCTCGAGTTTTTGAAGAGCGCTATCGCCTCCGTAACAACTACGGAAGAAGAGAAGTAA
- the tgt gene encoding tRNA guanosine(34) transglycosylase Tgt encodes MGLTFEVSKTTAAGGRRGVIGLPHGDVQTPVFMPVGTVASVKAVPQETVETIGAGGRGAEIILANTYHLYLRPGHELVRRMGGVHKFMSWRRPMLTDSGGFQVFSLKGLRKVKEEGVEFRSHLDGGKHFFSPEHSMAVQIALGADIMMAFDECTEHPATWQRAKDSMEMTHRWAQRSLDYFQAHASEVPWHEERGGRRQSLFGIVQGGMHKDLRTQSAETLVAMDFDGYAIGGLAVGEERDVTREMIAHTLEYLPKDKPRYVMGVGYPDEIEEYAKMGVDMMDCVLPTRAGRHGLVFTSQGRVNIKNKIHEEDGGPLDPACTCSVCARYSRGYIRHLFAAGEALGMTLASVHNLAFYLDTMERVRGEIAEG; translated from the coding sequence ATGGGTTTGACGTTTGAAGTGAGCAAGACCACTGCGGCGGGTGGGCGGCGCGGTGTGATCGGTTTGCCGCATGGCGATGTGCAGACGCCTGTCTTTATGCCGGTGGGAACGGTGGCGAGCGTAAAAGCCGTTCCGCAGGAGACTGTGGAGACCATCGGCGCTGGCGGTCGCGGTGCGGAGATCATCCTGGCGAATACGTATCACCTGTATCTGCGGCCCGGCCATGAGCTGGTGCGGCGGATGGGTGGCGTGCACAAGTTCATGAGCTGGCGGCGGCCCATGCTGACGGACTCCGGCGGCTTCCAGGTCTTTTCGCTCAAGGGCCTGCGCAAGGTGAAGGAAGAGGGTGTGGAGTTTCGCTCGCATCTGGATGGCGGCAAGCACTTCTTCTCTCCCGAGCACTCCATGGCGGTGCAGATCGCCCTCGGCGCGGACATCATGATGGCCTTCGATGAGTGCACGGAGCATCCGGCAACATGGCAGCGCGCGAAGGACTCCATGGAGATGACGCATCGCTGGGCGCAGCGCTCTTTGGATTACTTCCAGGCGCATGCGAGCGAGGTTCCCTGGCACGAGGAGCGCGGCGGACGGCGGCAGAGCCTCTTCGGCATCGTACAGGGCGGGATGCACAAGGACCTGCGCACGCAGAGCGCGGAGACGCTCGTCGCCATGGACTTCGACGGCTATGCCATCGGCGGTCTGGCCGTGGGCGAGGAGCGCGACGTCACGCGCGAGATGATCGCGCACACGCTGGAGTATCTGCCCAAGGACAAGCCCCGGTACGTGATGGGCGTGGGCTATCCCGACGAGATCGAAGAGTACGCCAAGATGGGCGTGGACATGATGGACTGCGTTCTTCCGACGCGCGCGGGGCGCCACGGTCTGGTCTTCACCTCGCAGGGACGCGTGAATATCAAGAACAAGATCCACGAAGAGGACGGTGGACCTCTCGATCCAGCCTGCACCTGCTCGGTCTGCGCACGATACTCGCGGGGCTACATCCGGCATCTCTTTGCCGCCGGAGAGGCTCTTGGTATGACGCTCGCAAGCGTACATAACCTGGCGTTTTATCTGGATACGATGGAACGTGTGCGCGGAGAGATTGCGGAAGGGTGA
- a CDS encoding putative signal transducing protein, with protein MEAEDFSTHYKAMEDEQLLSLALKYDELTDSAQTAMRAEFARRGLEPPLLEERPGSEVEPLKLVTVRRYRDLSEAIVARSLLESAGITVDLQDENLVRLDWQVSNMIGGIRLRVEAQDEAGATELLREAGPGSIEFAAGQDFVQPHCFVCGSSDITFEGASRSAAMTALYLLSVPLPTGAKTWVCNQCGTRWKDEETV; from the coding sequence ATGGAAGCCGAAGACTTCAGTACGCACTACAAAGCGATGGAAGACGAGCAGCTTCTTTCTCTGGCCCTCAAGTATGACGAACTGACCGACTCTGCCCAGACGGCGATGCGTGCCGAGTTTGCGCGTCGCGGGTTGGAGCCGCCTCTGCTCGAAGAACGCCCCGGAAGCGAGGTCGAACCGCTGAAGCTGGTCACGGTGCGTCGCTACCGGGATCTTTCTGAGGCGATTGTGGCGCGGTCGCTGCTGGAATCCGCCGGAATCACCGTGGATCTGCAAGATGAGAACCTCGTCCGGCTGGATTGGCAGGTTTCGAACATGATCGGTGGCATTCGCCTGCGTGTGGAAGCCCAGGACGAGGCAGGCGCAACCGAACTGCTGCGTGAGGCCGGGCCGGGTTCGATCGAGTTCGCCGCGGGGCAGGATTTTGTCCAACCCCACTGTTTTGTCTGCGGTTCGTCGGACATTACCTTCGAGGGCGCTTCGCGGAGTGCGGCCATGACCGCGCTCTATCTTCTGTCGGTTCCGCTGCCCACGGGCGCAAAGACCTGGGTCTGCAACCAATGCGGCACTCGCTGGAAGGATGAGGAGACGGTTTAG